A part of Thermococcus sp. SY098 genomic DNA contains:
- a CDS encoding DUF2101 family protein produces the protein MNLEELFYRVGEFVESAWEKIRDFINPKPQEEPPAFKLLGRVVKRKVTVHELLVLKLQLTFLFYLFLALLIVVFLPNELYLVILTVVYFVYLRAIFRKYREFFIEYKPYQVFYYSISVIGFFAFFGYVLLKRFSLDIRYSLGYLVFVFVAVLMFRFYFKSKYGRDWTYGVIEDIKENVVKISVHDDIRANVKPGEYWVDKVPDVEIGRIVKVLVEERTFRGAVPIKIIEVYLSDHPSSSKASTEAKEDRESNKSL, from the coding sequence ATGAATCTTGAAGAGTTATTCTATAGAGTGGGCGAGTTTGTAGAATCAGCATGGGAAAAGATAAGAGACTTCATAAATCCAAAACCTCAAGAGGAGCCTCCAGCCTTTAAACTTTTGGGAAGAGTTGTAAAGAGGAAAGTTACAGTTCACGAATTGTTAGTTCTAAAACTTCAGTTGACTTTTCTGTTCTATCTGTTCTTAGCTCTGCTAATTGTGGTTTTTCTGCCAAATGAGTTATATTTAGTTATTTTGACGGTGGTATATTTTGTATATCTAAGAGCAATATTCCGCAAATATAGAGAGTTTTTTATTGAATATAAGCCGTATCAGGTATTTTATTATTCCATTAGCGTCATAGGATTCTTTGCATTTTTTGGGTATGTGCTTTTGAAGAGATTTTCTTTAGACATTCGTTATTCGTTGGGCTACCTTGTCTTTGTTTTTGTTGCAGTTCTAATGTTTAGATTTTATTTCAAATCAAAATACGGCAGGGATTGGACCTATGGTGTTATAGAGGATATTAAAGAAAATGTTGTGAAAATTAGTGTTCATGATGACATCAGAGCAAACGTTAAGCCCGGAGAATACTGGGTTGATAAAGTACCTGATGTTGAAATCGGAAGAATTGTGAAAGTTTTAGTTGAGGAAAGGACATTTAGGGGAGCAGTACCAATAAAGATAATTGAAGTTTATTTAAGCGACCACCCTTCATCATCAAAAGCCTCAACAGAAGCAAAAGAAGACAGGGAAAGCAACAAAAGCTTGTAA
- a CDS encoding GMP synthase subunit A: MIIIMDNHGQYVHRIWRTLRYLGVEARIIPNTTPLEEIKAMKPRGIIFSGGPSLERTGNCEAILKNYEDFNVPILGICLGHQLIAKYFGGKVGRGEKAEYSLVEVEILEENDIFKGLPRRLNVWESHMDEVKRLPKDFELLARSEFCEVEAMKHKRLLIYGVQFHPEVAHTEKGSEIYRNFAELCGEL; encoded by the coding sequence ATGATAATCATAATGGACAACCACGGACAATACGTTCACAGAATTTGGAGGACTTTACGGTATTTAGGCGTTGAGGCGAGGATAATACCAAATACAACCCCTCTTGAGGAAATTAAGGCAATGAAACCAAGGGGGATAATTTTTTCAGGAGGACCAAGCTTAGAAAGAACAGGTAATTGTGAAGCTATACTCAAAAATTATGAAGACTTCAATGTTCCCATTTTGGGAATTTGCCTCGGCCACCAGCTAATAGCAAAATATTTTGGCGGAAAAGTCGGGAGAGGAGAAAAAGCAGAATACAGCTTAGTTGAGGTCGAGATCTTAGAGGAAAATGACATCTTTAAGGGTTTACCGAGACGTTTAAATGTCTGGGAAAGTCATATGGATGAGGTAAAAAGACTGCCAAAGGATTTTGAGCTTTTAGCAAGGAGCGAGTTCTGTGAAGTTGAGGCAATGAAGCACAAAAGATTACTTATATATGGGGTTCAGTTCCATCCTGAAGTTGCACACACAGAAAAAGGAAGTGAAATATATAGAAACTTTGCTGAGCTTTGTGGCGAACTTTAA